A window from uncultured Desulfobacter sp. encodes these proteins:
- a CDS encoding OmpA family protein, with translation MGTFSLTSTFPGRMMLVLIPLYLILFYYTNVANGAFQTFKPDPETYSNIELETLIKDYRAQLEVSNEQILDTRKDLEWLIVKINRISDSGRSIPKLLHDSVELKKNKISKLERQHKFLSATVEKYLQIYDTKNDRDKSATQIRVSATPDMEHGAEKAGKSIASANLPDIAQAVKQAGLGDWVDVLASDGSCAKINNTLPILFPSGSAALAKEYKSFLKKLAMFLRPYDVKVYVNGYADTDPIHTQKYPSNLELGASRAANVVHEMVKAGLKRDIFKIGSTGQYRFAAKSESLTKNFQRRAQLTVVFSG, from the coding sequence ATGGGAACTTTTTCTTTGACATCTACATTCCCAGGCAGGATGATGCTTGTTTTGATACCTTTGTATCTTATACTCTTTTATTATACCAATGTTGCCAATGGTGCTTTTCAAACGTTCAAGCCTGATCCGGAAACCTATTCTAATATAGAACTTGAGACGCTAATTAAAGACTATCGGGCCCAGTTGGAAGTTTCAAATGAACAAATCCTTGATACTCGCAAAGACCTTGAGTGGTTGATCGTCAAAATAAATCGAATATCTGATTCCGGGAGAAGTATTCCAAAATTACTTCATGATTCTGTAGAATTAAAAAAGAATAAAATTTCTAAGCTTGAACGGCAACATAAATTTTTATCTGCTACCGTTGAGAAATACCTTCAAATTTATGACACAAAAAATGACCGGGATAAGAGCGCAACACAGATTCGGGTTTCGGCCACACCGGATATGGAACATGGCGCCGAGAAAGCCGGCAAATCAATCGCGTCGGCAAATCTACCGGACATTGCACAGGCCGTTAAGCAGGCCGGCCTCGGAGACTGGGTCGATGTCCTAGCGTCAGATGGCAGTTGCGCAAAAATTAACAATACCCTGCCGATTCTTTTTCCTTCCGGCAGCGCAGCCTTGGCCAAAGAATATAAATCTTTTTTAAAGAAATTGGCAATGTTTCTAAGGCCCTATGATGTTAAAGTTTACGTCAACGGATATGCGGATACAGATCCCATCCATACCCAAAAATATCCGTCCAATTTGGAACTTGGTGCATCCCGTGCCGCTAACGTCGTTCACGAAATGGTGAAAGCCGGCCTGAAACGGGATATCTTTAAAATTGGTTCAACCGGTCAGTATCGGTTCGCTGCAAAATCGGAGTCATTAACGAAAAACTTCCAGCGCCGTGCGCAGCTTACTGTTGTATTTAGTGGTTAA
- a CDS encoding glycosyltransferase family 2 protein, which translates to MASDTIGILLGVYNGTRFLETQIQSYLGQLHTEWLVLARNDGSTDNSGQILAQHAHNDSRFHILKNDGKNLGVIRNFSALMGAALDTDCRYFAFSDQDDFWHPEKLTRQIQCIQNAEKAFPGSPVLVHSDAMVADANLKKTAPSFMAYQGIQHKASAPLKNLLVQNFITGCTVMVNRRLLEFAYPVPDTVLMHDWWLALCAAAVGRIEFIDCPLIHYRQHETNQIGAKSIVRHLNPLTGGWFQLWNSGRQHLAQSVLQAEDLYRRMAEQNLMNRNFELIRAYASLLDLPPLQRIQLLIRLGITPQTLLRRGLMVSRLFFL; encoded by the coding sequence ATGGCTTCTGATACCATAGGAATCCTGCTGGGTGTCTATAACGGAACTCGATTTCTTGAGACTCAAATTCAAAGTTATCTTGGGCAGTTGCACACCGAGTGGCTGGTTTTGGCACGCAATGACGGATCAACCGACAACTCAGGCCAAATCCTTGCACAACATGCCCACAACGACAGCCGGTTTCATATTTTAAAAAATGACGGAAAAAACCTCGGGGTTATTCGGAATTTTTCTGCATTGATGGGGGCGGCCCTGGATACGGATTGCCGATATTTTGCTTTTTCGGATCAAGATGATTTCTGGCATCCGGAGAAACTTACTCGTCAGATCCAATGTATTCAGAATGCTGAAAAAGCCTTCCCAGGAAGCCCGGTACTGGTTCATTCAGATGCCATGGTTGCAGATGCAAATTTAAAAAAAACTGCCCCCTCCTTTATGGCGTATCAAGGAATTCAGCATAAAGCCTCTGCTCCCCTGAAAAATCTTCTGGTTCAAAATTTTATCACTGGATGCACGGTGATGGTGAATCGCCGGCTACTGGAGTTTGCATACCCCGTACCCGACACCGTGTTGATGCACGACTGGTGGCTGGCACTCTGTGCTGCAGCCGTGGGGCGAATTGAGTTTATCGACTGCCCGTTGATCCACTATCGCCAGCATGAAACAAACCAAATCGGGGCGAAGTCCATCGTGCGGCACTTAAATCCTCTGACAGGAGGCTGGTTTCAGCTATGGAATTCCGGCCGACAACATCTGGCACAATCGGTGCTCCAGGCAGAAGATCTATACAGGCGAATGGCGGAACAAAACCTAATGAACCGCAACTTTGAACTTATCAGAGCCTACGCATCTCTTCTGGATTTGCCACCATTGCAGCGTATTCAGCTCCTGATCCGTTTAGGGATTACACCCCAGACCCTCTTACGCAGAGGACTGATGGTCTCCAGGCTTTTTTTCTTATAA
- a CDS encoding glycosyltransferase family 2 protein, which produces MVPIYNKTDNNESLIPDITVSIVSHNSKEDLMVLMPTLVNCLKGLKAEILIVDNRSEDGSVGFLKKAYPRVSVVVNKVRKGYGANHNINLKKARGQYIIFMNADIVLLGQTILQLKNFMDHTPSIGICCPNVFNEDKSLQFLNKRYPTILDLFLRRFQFLFTKRFIQKRTRYYEMRDTGYEQSTDVPFISGCFMFCRTRVIQAVNGFDERFFLYFEDVDLCRRIQKNAGTVSCPDAEVIHRWERSAHKNIKWFLVFVKSAVLYFNRWGYIFK; this is translated from the coding sequence ATGGTTCCTATATATAATAAAACTGATAATAATGAATCCCTTATTCCCGATATAACCGTTTCAATTGTTTCCCATAACAGCAAAGAAGACCTGATGGTCTTAATGCCGACACTGGTCAATTGTTTAAAGGGGCTTAAGGCAGAGATTTTGATTGTTGATAACAGATCAGAAGACGGGTCTGTTGGATTTTTAAAAAAAGCTTATCCCAGGGTGAGCGTCGTTGTTAATAAAGTTAGAAAGGGGTATGGCGCCAACCATAACATCAACCTGAAAAAGGCAAGGGGGCAGTATATTATTTTTATGAATGCCGATATTGTTTTATTGGGTCAGACCATCTTACAGCTGAAAAATTTCATGGATCATACGCCCTCTATTGGTATCTGTTGTCCAAATGTGTTCAATGAAGATAAAAGTCTTCAGTTTTTAAATAAAAGATATCCAACCATTCTCGATCTTTTCCTCCGACGATTCCAGTTCTTGTTTACCAAACGATTTATTCAAAAACGTACGCGTTATTATGAAATGAGAGATACCGGGTATGAACAATCCACTGATGTTCCATTTATTTCGGGGTGCTTTATGTTTTGCAGAACCAGAGTTATACAGGCTGTAAACGGATTTGATGAACGATTTTTTCTCTATTTTGAAGATGTGGATCTTTGCAGGAGGATCCAGAAAAATGCCGGGACAGTGAGCTGTCCTGATGCTGAAGTGATTCATCGCTGGGAACGAAGTGCCCATAAAAATATTAAATGGTTTTTAGTTTTTGTGAAAAGTGCAGTCCTCTATTTCAATAGATGGGGCTATATCTTTAAATGA
- a CDS encoding nucleoside-diphosphate sugar epimerase/dehydratase: MKILIYRNLFVVLALDLILLCGSFYLAHLIRYDALDRQLWFFHSFLHILPWLLGVKFLSFYFFDLYKGMWRYTSFNDLISILKAVSVSSFIIIILVLYWTRFENISRSVFVIDWCLTFLSIVGLRLIVRLCFEEFTEKVTCLDVRNAFLRMFRKNAGKGKGTLIIGAGDYGRKICREFNENPSIQSYVLGFLDDDPAKINRTIHGVPILSSIDNLEYTVKVTGAKDVIIAIPSLCSDKMRYIIGLCKKSGVNFKTVPNLGELIDGKIDVSSIRDVEYRDLLGREPVKLDKEKIGLYIKGKCVFVTGAGGSIGSGLCRQIGMYAPKTLVLFDRAESPLFEIDNEIKKWFKDIKIISVLGDIQVKDDLINAFQQTGPDIVFHTAAYKHVPMLEAHPWKAVENNVFGTKNLIEVTHAFKCEKFVFVSTDKAVNPTNVMGTSKRICELLINEASCVPGICTAFMAVRFGNVIGSVGSVIPLFKKQIKELGPVTVTHKDMVRYFMLIPEACQLILQAGAMGKGGEIFILEMGNPVSIDAMARDLIRFSGLEPDVDIKIEYTGMRPGEKLYEELMTDKESVIPTNHDKILVLNTSCANMKVLNGKLDTLKKMANQRNGRGVRIIMKKMIPEYKIDQLQDLHIVRQKQKIL, translated from the coding sequence ATGAAAATATTGATTTATAGAAATTTATTTGTGGTTTTGGCTCTGGATCTCATCCTCTTATGTGGCTCCTTTTACTTGGCCCACTTGATCCGGTATGATGCACTTGACCGTCAGTTATGGTTTTTCCATAGTTTTTTGCATATTCTGCCCTGGCTGTTAGGCGTTAAATTTCTTAGTTTCTATTTTTTTGACTTGTATAAAGGCATGTGGCGTTACACAAGTTTCAACGATTTGATCAGTATTTTAAAAGCTGTGTCAGTTTCAAGTTTTATTATTATTATTCTGGTGCTTTACTGGACACGGTTTGAAAATATTTCCCGGTCTGTTTTTGTGATCGACTGGTGCCTGACCTTCTTGTCCATTGTCGGGTTACGGTTGATTGTAAGGCTTTGTTTTGAAGAGTTTACAGAAAAAGTGACTTGCCTGGATGTGAGAAATGCCTTTTTAAGGATGTTTCGTAAAAATGCGGGCAAAGGAAAAGGAACACTTATCATCGGTGCCGGGGATTACGGGCGAAAAATCTGTCGAGAGTTTAATGAAAATCCTTCAATTCAATCCTATGTTCTAGGTTTTCTGGACGATGATCCAGCGAAAATCAATCGAACAATTCATGGTGTGCCTATTTTGAGTAGCATTGATAATCTTGAGTATACGGTGAAGGTGACTGGTGCTAAGGATGTCATTATTGCTATACCAAGCCTATGTTCAGATAAAATGCGTTATATCATAGGATTGTGTAAAAAATCCGGCGTCAATTTTAAAACCGTGCCTAATCTGGGTGAGTTAATCGATGGGAAAATTGATGTTTCATCCATTCGAGATGTTGAGTATCGGGACCTTTTAGGAAGAGAGCCGGTTAAACTGGACAAAGAAAAAATCGGGCTTTATATCAAAGGAAAATGCGTGTTTGTAACCGGTGCAGGGGGCTCTATAGGCAGTGGCCTTTGTCGCCAGATAGGTATGTATGCGCCCAAAACACTTGTCCTTTTTGATCGGGCTGAAAGTCCTTTATTCGAAATCGACAATGAAATTAAAAAATGGTTTAAGGATATAAAAATTATTTCTGTTTTAGGCGACATTCAAGTCAAGGATGATCTGATAAACGCTTTCCAGCAAACCGGTCCGGATATTGTGTTTCATACGGCCGCATATAAGCATGTTCCCATGCTGGAGGCACATCCGTGGAAAGCTGTTGAGAATAATGTTTTTGGCACCAAGAATCTAATTGAAGTGACCCATGCATTTAAATGTGAAAAATTTGTCTTTGTATCTACAGATAAAGCCGTAAATCCTACGAATGTCATGGGAACAAGTAAACGGATCTGTGAATTACTGATCAATGAAGCAAGTTGTGTGCCGGGTATTTGCACCGCATTTATGGCCGTGAGATTCGGAAATGTCATCGGCAGTGTAGGCAGTGTCATTCCTCTGTTTAAAAAACAGATAAAAGAATTGGGACCGGTAACTGTTACCCACAAGGATATGGTGCGGTATTTCATGTTGATTCCCGAAGCATGCCAGTTGATTCTTCAAGCAGGGGCTATGGGAAAAGGGGGAGAGATCTTTATTCTTGAGATGGGAAACCCAGTCAGCATTGATGCCATGGCTCGGGATTTAATCCGATTTTCAGGACTTGAACCTGACGTTGATATCAAAATTGAATATACAGGGATGCGGCCCGGCGAAAAATTGTACGAAGAACTCATGACTGATAAGGAGTCTGTTATTCCCACAAATCATGACAAAATTCTAGTTTTAAATACAAGTTGCGCAAACATGAAGGTTCTCAACGGTAAGCTTGATACATTGAAAAAGATGGCAAATCAACGGAATGGAAGAGGGGTAAGAATAATTATGAAAAAAATGATTCCAGAATATAAAATAGATCAATTGCAGGATTTGCACATTGTACGACAAAAGCAAAAAATTCTTTAG
- a CDS encoding dTDP-4-amino-4,6-dideoxyglucose formyltransferase — protein MAFFKKAAVFSDNSYMLSQFLSIASDKNVDCYCSIYSDPGAFAPNVVKKIDIKKEYRFLLETYDLIFSMHCKQIFPAELVQNVKCINLHPGYNPINRGWYPQVFSIIKKIDTGATLHEMDEKLDHGRIIDRKKVAVESSDTSASLYEKIVAAELDLLRKNLDSVFDNSYSAFYPENEGNVFLKKDFNELCEINLQKEASYQEVIEHLRALSHNNFRNAYFIDPVSKQKIYIKLELSAE, from the coding sequence ATGGCATTTTTTAAAAAGGCAGCAGTTTTTTCTGATAATAGTTACATGCTTAGCCAATTTTTGAGCATCGCAAGCGATAAGAACGTTGATTGTTATTGTAGCATTTATTCAGACCCAGGCGCGTTTGCTCCGAATGTTGTGAAAAAAATTGATATAAAAAAAGAATACCGCTTTCTGCTGGAAACATATGATCTAATTTTTTCGATGCATTGCAAACAAATTTTCCCTGCCGAATTAGTGCAAAACGTAAAATGTATCAATCTTCATCCAGGCTATAACCCAATAAACCGGGGGTGGTATCCTCAGGTATTTTCTATCATTAAAAAGATAGATACTGGCGCAACCCTTCACGAAATGGATGAAAAACTCGATCATGGCAGAATTATCGACAGAAAGAAAGTCGCTGTTGAAAGTTCAGACACTTCGGCCTCTTTATATGAAAAAATTGTTGCAGCAGAACTTGATTTGTTAAGAAAGAATCTCGACTCTGTTTTTGATAATTCTTATTCTGCATTTTACCCCGAGAATGAAGGGAACGTTTTTTTGAAAAAAGATTTTAATGAACTCTGTGAAATTAATCTTCAAAAAGAAGCAAGTTATCAAGAAGTCATTGAGCATTTACGCGCTCTGAGCCACAATAATTTTAGAAACGCTTATTTCATTGACCCGGTTTCTAAACAGAAAATATATATAAAACTTGAACTAAGTGCAGAATAA
- a CDS encoding TolC family protein yields MKRIIVLCLFLGVIGSLRMCHAGTVMNLSTCLEYGLKNSPSVKEANYAVDAMEESRKSARADFLPSVSSSYSFSRIENQSSKGYYSDSDYLNQYIRNFSVTISQVLYAGNRVINNYQKAKLEIERKEADRRLVRLELAYNIQATFFQLMGAKLGVRVAEEAVKRLEEGVKSAKAYLEKSLISYAEVLSAEVDLADAQQQLSRAMNDVNRKRVALFSLMNLPISEDVTFDGGLAFFGNDYPSEFERCWEKAQKNRPDLESLSKQMDIKEKEASVALGSYLPLVKMNLGYNDMNRDYDSSPTYNYDRDQRNRYWSAGVTASWEIFDGGRNWYNRTATLREVQQVKAQIQQTQLSIKEGIRKALFSIIEARLRTQSTQMAVDAAKEGYQVEKHRLAAGLSTFPNLLDAQVRLTRAQSNYTQAMLDYQLGRAELEFMLGEPKE; encoded by the coding sequence ATGAAACGAATCATAGTTCTTTGTCTGTTTTTGGGTGTAATCGGTAGTTTGAGGATGTGTCATGCCGGAACGGTGATGAACTTGTCAACATGTCTGGAGTATGGCCTTAAAAATAGCCCGTCAGTGAAAGAGGCTAATTATGCGGTGGATGCCATGGAAGAGAGCCGAAAATCGGCCCGGGCTGATTTTCTCCCTTCAGTGTCCTCTTCGTATTCTTTCAGCCGGATTGAAAACCAGAGCTCCAAGGGTTACTACTCTGACAGCGATTATTTAAACCAGTATATCCGCAATTTTTCAGTAACGATTTCCCAGGTTCTGTACGCCGGTAACCGGGTGATCAACAATTATCAGAAGGCAAAACTGGAAATCGAACGTAAAGAAGCAGACCGCAGGCTGGTCCGGCTGGAACTCGCCTATAATATCCAGGCCACTTTTTTTCAACTTATGGGTGCAAAACTGGGTGTCCGTGTCGCAGAAGAAGCCGTAAAGCGCCTTGAAGAAGGCGTTAAATCCGCCAAAGCCTATCTGGAAAAATCGCTAATTTCCTATGCTGAAGTCCTCAGTGCAGAGGTTGACCTGGCAGACGCCCAGCAGCAGCTGAGTCGGGCAATGAATGATGTGAACCGCAAACGGGTAGCTCTGTTTTCCCTCATGAACCTTCCAATTTCCGAAGACGTTACCTTTGACGGAGGACTTGCCTTTTTTGGAAATGATTATCCTTCCGAATTTGAACGATGCTGGGAAAAGGCCCAGAAAAACCGTCCTGACTTAGAAAGCCTCTCCAAACAGATGGACATAAAGGAAAAAGAAGCATCCGTGGCTCTGGGATCCTATCTGCCTTTGGTCAAAATGAACCTGGGATATAACGACATGAACCGAGATTATGATTCATCCCCAACCTATAATTATGACCGGGACCAGCGAAACCGGTACTGGAGCGCTGGAGTGACTGCGTCCTGGGAAATTTTTGACGGCGGCAGAAACTGGTACAACAGAACCGCAACTCTCCGGGAGGTTCAGCAAGTCAAAGCGCAGATCCAGCAAACCCAGTTGTCCATAAAGGAGGGGATCCGCAAAGCCCTGTTTTCAATCATAGAAGCCAGGCTGCGGACACAGTCGACCCAGATGGCGGTGGATGCGGCAAAAGAGGGATATCAGGTTGAAAAACATAGACTTGCGGCCGGACTGAGTACTTTTCCAAACCTCCTGGACGCCCAGGTTCGTCTGACCCGCGCCCAAAGCAACTATACCCAAGCCATGCTAGATTATCAACTGGGCCGGGCAGAGCTTGAATTCATGCTGGGTGAGCCCAAAGAATAG
- a CDS encoding glycosyltransferase — MEAELFALQNSTFWRATAPLRMSVDKVRCLVRENPRLARFLKGILFRSRSRPVPGLPEAERKGESVPSLDELKITQKKTFEADLKQFLEAGNRLDIKKSDAPRVSILLVLFNQAALTFRCLRSIAAELNIPIEVIVIDNNSQDETSAMIKQISGITYVHNRENINFLKAVNQAAEMACGDHILLLNNDAALLPGTLANAVFRLENDPENGAVGGKIILVDGSLQEAGSIIWQDGSCLGYGRQQNPDAPQFQFLRTVDYCSGAFLLIRRNLFEELDRFDEAYAPAYYEESDFCMRLTKAGYRVLYDPCVEILHYEFGSSASTEQALSLQRRNRKRLVEKHQETLTKKPAASPGEILNARDLTQYHGRVLFIEDRVPHDALGSGFPRCRTIVQSLIKLGMFITFYPLRFPKEDWDETYETLPRQVEVMLDHGMESLQHFLQERQGYYDYILVSRPHNMEIVKYLYDKHPSLFKGMDIVYDAEAIFALREIRKQEVTGRFCSPRKYQKQLEDEMNLARVARNIITVSPLEAKHFTRAGYNNIHVLSHSLKPKPTPALFEERKGLFFVGSLDHDDSPNVDSLVWFVKKVMPELKKRCDIPIILTAAGGAGSRQVLDLTSEELVLTGRVEDLAPLFNFTRVFIVPTRFAAGVPHKAHEAASHGVPMVTTSLIAEQLGWQDKKDLLIANDPVEFASRILDLYENQALWLQLRENALARIQTECSKKKFEEELEKIFCSSSTQHDAEE; from the coding sequence GTGGAAGCTGAACTTTTTGCCTTACAAAATTCAACATTCTGGCGGGCAACTGCGCCTTTAAGAATGTCAGTGGACAAAGTCCGCTGTCTGGTTCGTGAAAATCCCCGCCTTGCCCGGTTCCTCAAGGGAATTCTTTTTCGGAGCCGAAGCAGGCCTGTTCCCGGTCTGCCGGAGGCGGAGAGGAAAGGAGAATCGGTTCCAAGTCTGGATGAACTAAAAATTACCCAAAAGAAAACCTTTGAAGCGGATCTAAAGCAATTCCTTGAGGCCGGGAACCGCCTTGACATCAAAAAGTCAGACGCACCCAGGGTATCCATCCTGCTGGTCCTGTTCAACCAGGCCGCCTTAACTTTCAGATGCCTGCGCTCCATTGCTGCAGAGTTAAATATTCCCATTGAAGTGATTGTTATTGATAACAATTCCCAGGACGAGACCTCCGCCATGATCAAACAGATCTCCGGGATCACCTATGTGCACAACAGGGAAAACATCAATTTTCTCAAAGCAGTGAATCAAGCGGCGGAAATGGCTTGTGGGGATCATATTCTCCTGTTGAATAACGATGCAGCCCTGCTTCCAGGGACCCTTGCAAATGCCGTATTCCGCCTTGAAAACGATCCGGAAAACGGGGCTGTAGGTGGCAAGATCATTCTGGTGGACGGCTCTCTCCAGGAAGCCGGCAGCATTATCTGGCAGGATGGGTCATGTCTGGGCTACGGTCGGCAACAAAATCCGGACGCACCACAATTCCAGTTCCTTCGGACAGTGGATTACTGCTCTGGTGCCTTTCTTCTGATCCGACGTAATCTGTTTGAGGAATTGGATCGGTTCGACGAGGCCTATGCCCCAGCCTATTATGAAGAATCTGACTTTTGCATGAGACTCACCAAGGCCGGTTACCGGGTGCTCTATGACCCCTGTGTAGAAATTCTTCATTACGAATTCGGCAGTTCCGCATCAACGGAGCAGGCTCTATCGCTGCAGCGGCGAAACCGGAAAAGGCTAGTTGAAAAGCATCAAGAGACTTTGACGAAAAAACCTGCGGCGTCTCCGGGTGAAATCCTCAATGCCAGGGATTTGACCCAATACCATGGGCGGGTCCTTTTTATAGAAGACAGGGTGCCCCACGACGCTTTGGGATCAGGATTCCCCCGCTGTAGAACCATTGTACAGTCCCTGATAAAGCTTGGCATGTTTATCACTTTCTACCCCCTCAGGTTTCCAAAGGAAGACTGGGATGAGACCTATGAGACCCTTCCCCGCCAGGTTGAGGTAATGCTGGATCACGGGATGGAATCGCTCCAACACTTCCTTCAGGAGAGACAAGGTTACTATGATTATATTTTGGTCAGCCGCCCCCACAATATGGAAATTGTCAAATATCTATATGACAAGCATCCGTCACTTTTCAAGGGAATGGATATCGTTTACGATGCAGAGGCCATTTTTGCGCTCCGGGAAATCCGGAAACAGGAGGTGACGGGACGATTTTGCTCTCCAAGAAAATATCAGAAGCAGCTTGAGGACGAGATGAACCTGGCCAGGGTTGCCCGGAATATTATCACTGTCTCTCCCCTTGAAGCAAAACATTTCACCCGGGCCGGATATAATAATATCCATGTGCTTTCCCATTCCCTGAAACCGAAACCCACCCCGGCACTCTTTGAAGAGAGGAAGGGGCTTTTCTTTGTGGGGAGCCTTGATCATGATGACTCTCCCAATGTGGATAGTCTGGTATGGTTCGTTAAAAAGGTCATGCCTGAACTCAAAAAAAGATGTGATATCCCTATAATCCTTACAGCTGCCGGCGGGGCGGGATCACGGCAAGTTCTTGATCTTACGTCAGAAGAACTGGTACTCACCGGAAGGGTTGAGGACCTTGCGCCCCTTTTCAATTTTACCAGGGTCTTTATTGTTCCTACCCGCTTTGCTGCCGGTGTTCCCCATAAGGCACATGAAGCTGCATCCCACGGTGTACCCATGGTGACCACCAGTCTGATCGCCGAGCAACTGGGCTGGCAGGACAAAAAAGATCTGCTCATAGCCAATGACCCTGTCGAGTTTGCATCCCGCATACTGGATCTATATGAAAATCAAGCGTTATGGCTTCAGTTGAGGGAGAATGCACTGGCCAGAATCCAGACAGAATGCTCAAAGAAAAAATTTGAGGAAGAGCTGGAAAAAATTTTCTGTTCGTCATCAACGCAGCACGATGCCGAGGAGTAA
- a CDS encoding glycosyltransferase translates to MARPRLVSVWCIAYNQEQYIAQAIESWLMQKTDFPIEIVIGEDCSTDNTRAIIDSYQAKYPDLIRVIGSENNVGMMANFVRTLEACKGDFIALCEGDDYWTDPLKLQKQFDFLTHAPEYSVCFHPVRVQVGEEVKDDFITQNVHETTTIYDLSKGNFIHTPSVMMRRNSKVINSIRDLNSPLGDYVLHTLNAQYGNIKKLPDCMANYRVHDGGIWSNKNTEFKLAKTVETIEILEGAVEKEFCSVFSIQKEQLLLSLLELSENNLEQLKLYSVKLIENNPAIILSLQMRLKKQAVSPAPSFMQKIKQCLLDVRVF, encoded by the coding sequence ATGGCAAGACCTCGGCTTGTAAGTGTCTGGTGCATCGCATATAACCAAGAACAATATATTGCTCAGGCAATCGAAAGTTGGCTGATGCAGAAAACTGATTTCCCGATTGAAATTGTAATTGGCGAAGATTGCAGTACTGATAATACAAGAGCAATAATAGACAGTTACCAAGCAAAGTATCCCGATTTAATCCGAGTGATCGGTTCGGAAAATAATGTTGGTATGATGGCTAATTTTGTCCGTACTCTTGAAGCCTGTAAAGGAGACTTTATTGCATTGTGCGAGGGTGATGATTATTGGACCGATCCGTTGAAGCTGCAAAAACAGTTCGACTTTTTGACGCACGCCCCCGAATATTCCGTTTGCTTCCATCCTGTGAGAGTACAGGTGGGCGAGGAAGTTAAAGATGATTTTATAACCCAGAATGTTCATGAAACAACTACGATATATGACCTATCAAAAGGGAATTTTATTCATACTCCTTCGGTGATGATGCGTCGAAATAGCAAAGTCATAAATAGTATCAGAGACCTGAATTCTCCATTAGGCGATTATGTCCTGCATACGTTGAATGCACAATACGGAAATATCAAAAAACTGCCAGATTGTATGGCAAATTACCGGGTGCACGATGGCGGCATATGGTCAAATAAAAACACGGAGTTCAAGCTGGCGAAAACAGTCGAGACTATAGAAATTTTAGAGGGAGCTGTTGAGAAGGAGTTTTGTTCTGTTTTTTCCATACAAAAGGAACAGCTGTTGCTATCATTGCTTGAATTATCGGAAAATAATCTTGAACAACTGAAGTTGTATTCAGTTAAATTAATTGAAAACAATCCTGCAATAATATTGAGTTTGCAAATGAGGCTGAAAAAACAAGCAGTTTCCCCGGCCCCTTCTTTTATGCAAAAGATTAAACAATGCCTACTCGATGTTCGAGTTTTTTGA
- a CDS encoding GDP-mannose 4,6-dehydratase has translation MNANEGYQIQTIVLYAASKAFSGRLVCAYHETFGLNATISNCFNNYGPFQFPEKLFPLIIVNILDNKLLQIYGDGCHIRDWLYVNDHNWGVDLIIQKGISGETSNIGGNNEWKNIDIVRHICNAIDSKFKGTRALQTISRFTICKRPGCPKTHYPCQGQGWP, from the coding sequence ATGAATGCCAATGAAGGCTATCAGATCCAGACCATTGTTCTCTATGCCGCCAGTAAGGCATTTTCAGGCCGGCTTGTCTGTGCGTATCACGAGACTTTTGGTCTAAACGCCACCATTAGTAACTGCTTTAATAATTACGGGCCGTTTCAGTTTCCGGAAAAATTATTCCCTCTGATTATTGTTAATATTCTTGATAACAAACTGTTGCAAATATACGGAGACGGATGTCATATTCGGGACTGGCTTTATGTGAATGACCATAATTGGGGAGTTGATCTGATTATTCAAAAAGGCATTTCAGGGGAAACATCTAATATCGGCGGAAACAACGAGTGGAAAAATATTGATATTGTCCGACATATCTGCAATGCTATAGATTCAAAATTTAAGGGAACCCGAGCTTTGCAAACGATTTCCCGATTCACCATCTGCAAAAGGCCAGGTTGCCCAAAAACTCATTACCCATGTCAAGGACAGGGCTGGCCATGA